Proteins encoded by one window of Flavobacterium sp. N502540:
- a CDS encoding class I SAM-dependent methyltransferase — MKKLFKLVLNTIPRPILIRLSYVARPVLALSLRGSKYTDPIDGKSFRSFLPYGYGKQRNNVLSPSTLSLERHRLLWLYLNDQTDFFTAPKKVLHFAPEQAFYKRFRKQKNLDYTTTDLFSPLADVKADICNLPFKDNEYDVILCNHVLEHIPDDTKAMRELYRVLKPGGMAILQIPQDLSRAVTFADDTITDQKERARIFGQYDHVRIYGRDYFDKLRSIGFIVIEEDYTHKIAPELVEKYCLAKGEIIPLCFKQEN; from the coding sequence ATGAAGAAACTTTTTAAACTCGTACTTAACACCATTCCCCGTCCAATATTAATTCGTTTAAGTTATGTGGCGCGTCCTGTTTTAGCTTTATCATTAAGAGGAAGCAAATATACCGATCCGATTGACGGAAAAAGTTTTAGAAGTTTTTTACCTTATGGATACGGGAAACAACGTAACAATGTGCTTTCGCCAAGTACACTTTCATTAGAGAGACATCGTTTGCTGTGGCTGTATTTAAACGATCAGACTGATTTTTTTACAGCACCTAAAAAAGTATTGCATTTTGCTCCGGAACAGGCTTTTTACAAAAGATTCCGCAAGCAGAAAAACCTGGATTATACTACAACCGATTTGTTCTCGCCTTTGGCAGATGTAAAAGCAGATATCTGTAATTTGCCTTTCAAAGACAATGAATACGATGTTATTTTATGCAACCACGTTCTAGAACATATTCCGGATGACACAAAAGCGATGCGTGAATTATATCGTGTTTTAAAACCAGGCGGAATGGCGATTCTTCAAATCCCGCAGGACTTATCAAGAGCGGTTACTTTTGCTGACGATACCATCACCGATCAAAAAGAACGTGCCAGAATATTTGGTCAGTACGACCACGTGCGTATTTATGGCCGTGATTATTTTGACAAGTTAAGAAGCATCGGTTTTATCGTAATCGAAGAAGACTACACCCATAAAATTGCTCCGGAACTGGTAGAAAAATATTGTCTGGCAAAAGGCGAAATCATCCCGCTTTGCTTCAAACAGGAAAACTAA
- a CDS encoding GxxExxY protein yields MYEENTESREKLDAISYKIIGLAIEVHKQLGPGLLESAYQECLYYEIVNSGLIVEKQKALPIIYKDIQLDHGYRIDLLIENKIVIELKTVEAFTDVHVAQILTYLKLGNYPLGLLINFHSKILKNNIKRFINTL; encoded by the coding sequence ATGTATGAAGAAAACACAGAATCTCGCGAAAAATTAGATGCAATTAGCTATAAAATAATCGGACTTGCTATTGAAGTTCACAAACAGCTTGGACCTGGTTTATTGGAATCAGCTTATCAGGAATGTTTGTACTATGAAATTGTAAATTCCGGTTTGATTGTCGAAAAGCAAAAAGCACTGCCCATAATCTATAAAGATATACAACTGGATCATGGCTATAGAATTGATTTATTAATTGAAAATAAAATTGTAATTGAATTAAAAACTGTTGAAGCTTTTACAGATGTACATGTTGCTCAAATCTTAACCTATTTAAAACTTGGCAATTACCCATTAGGCCTTCTTATTAATTTTCATTCAAAAATTTTAAAAAACAACATCAAAAGATTTATAAACACTTTGTGA
- the map gene encoding type I methionyl aminopeptidase: MIIVKSREEIELMRESALIVSKTLGMIASEIKEGVTTLYLDKLAEEFIRDHGAVPSFLGLYDFPNSLCMSPNSQVVHGIPNNTPLKNGDVISVDCGAFKNGYHGDHAYSFEIGEVAPEVKKLLKVTKESLYVGIREFKAGNRVEDVGNAIQKYTEAHGYGVVRELVGHGLGQKMHEEPEMPNYGKRGRGKLFVEGMVVAIEPMINLGTRNIKQHKDGWTITTADGKASAHFEHDVALVDGKPEILSTFQYIYKALGIESNEEDEFRKVPLIL, encoded by the coding sequence ATGATTATTGTAAAATCACGTGAAGAAATCGAATTAATGCGCGAAAGTGCTTTGATCGTATCTAAAACATTAGGAATGATTGCTTCTGAAATTAAAGAAGGAGTAACTACATTATACCTGGACAAACTGGCTGAAGAATTTATCCGTGATCACGGTGCAGTTCCAAGCTTCTTAGGTCTGTATGATTTCCCGAATTCACTTTGTATGAGTCCAAACTCTCAGGTTGTACACGGAATTCCGAACAATACACCTTTGAAAAACGGTGACGTTATTTCGGTAGATTGCGGTGCATTCAAAAATGGATATCACGGTGATCACGCCTATAGTTTCGAAATTGGAGAAGTTGCTCCTGAAGTTAAAAAACTTTTGAAAGTAACTAAAGAATCTCTTTACGTAGGAATCAGAGAATTTAAAGCCGGAAATCGCGTGGAAGATGTTGGAAATGCGATCCAAAAATATACAGAAGCTCACGGATACGGAGTAGTTCGCGAGTTGGTAGGACACGGTTTAGGGCAGAAAATGCACGAAGAACCTGAAATGCCAAACTACGGAAAACGCGGTCGCGGAAAACTGTTTGTGGAAGGAATGGTTGTAGCAATCGAGCCTATGATCAATCTTGGAACCCGAAACATCAAACAACACAAAGACGGCTGGACCATTACTACCGCAGACGGAAAAGCAAGTGCTCATTTCGAACATGATGTCGCTTTAGTGGATGGTAAACCAGAAATTTTATCGACTTTTCAATACATCTATAAAGCACTTGGAATCGAAAGCAATGAGGAAGATGAATTCCGAAAAGTGCCGTTGATTCTGTAA
- a CDS encoding DUF445 domain-containing protein translates to METSVDHENIVKKKALKRMKNNALGLLGIAVLLFVIAVYFKIPMLQAFSEAAMVGGIADWFAVVALFRHPLGIPIWHTAIIPTKKNEIGENLGNFVSEEFLNREKLEIKLEEFNFATKAADWLSQEENANKIASVVAVNIIPGVLKTIKDEDVKRFIQVQFKEKLEAINFGDWVALALEPLQKGNVKEELLTNVLNVMSAELANNKDLIRKKVKASTPFLSFGLADKSITEGVFNGLADFLNEAKQPGSAIRIKIDEYVHNFLDKVKHSEEMREKINTVILSFAGKKEVQDYVNGIWDEIKRSISADLEKGEESSIKKNISGLIQGFGNGLKEDTVMIDKINNFIKNDLLSMLLNNKKVIGDLISSTVKSWDGKEVSEKLELEIGKDLQYIRINGTLVGGLIGLVIYAVEWTYHYLA, encoded by the coding sequence ATGGAAACGTCTGTAGATCATGAAAATATAGTAAAGAAGAAAGCCCTGAAGCGGATGAAAAATAATGCATTGGGACTCTTAGGTATCGCAGTGCTTTTGTTTGTAATAGCGGTTTATTTTAAGATTCCGATGCTTCAGGCTTTTAGTGAAGCGGCGATGGTGGGTGGTATCGCCGACTGGTTTGCAGTGGTGGCCTTATTTCGTCATCCGTTAGGAATTCCGATTTGGCATACGGCCATTATTCCGACTAAGAAAAATGAAATTGGTGAAAACTTAGGGAATTTTGTTTCGGAAGAATTTCTGAATCGGGAGAAACTGGAAATAAAACTCGAAGAATTTAATTTTGCTACAAAAGCAGCTGATTGGCTTTCGCAGGAGGAGAATGCCAATAAAATTGCCAGTGTTGTGGCGGTTAATATCATTCCCGGAGTTTTAAAAACGATAAAAGATGAAGATGTAAAGCGATTCATTCAGGTTCAGTTCAAAGAAAAACTGGAAGCAATCAACTTTGGCGATTGGGTAGCGTTGGCGTTAGAGCCTTTGCAGAAAGGGAACGTGAAAGAGGAACTGCTGACAAATGTTTTGAATGTCATGAGTGCAGAGCTTGCTAATAATAAAGACCTGATTCGGAAAAAAGTGAAAGCATCGACACCATTTTTAAGTTTTGGTTTGGCAGATAAAAGCATTACAGAGGGGGTTTTTAATGGGCTTGCTGATTTTTTAAACGAAGCAAAACAGCCCGGAAGTGCAATCCGAATTAAGATAGACGAGTATGTGCATAATTTTCTGGACAAAGTAAAGCATTCAGAAGAGATGCGGGAAAAGATTAATACTGTGATACTAAGTTTTGCCGGAAAAAAAGAGGTTCAGGATTATGTCAACGGAATTTGGGATGAAATAAAAAGATCGATTTCAGCTGATTTGGAAAAGGGTGAAGAATCGTCAATTAAGAAAAATATTTCGGGTTTGATTCAGGGGTTCGGAAACGGATTAAAAGAAGATACCGTTATGATCGACAAGATCAATAATTTCATCAAGAACGATTTGCTTTCGATGCTGCTAAACAATAAAAAAGTAATTGGAGATTTGATTTCGTCTACTGTGAAAAGCTGGGATGGGAAGGAGGTTTCGGAAAAATTAGAACTGGAGATCGGAAAAGATCTGCAGTACATCCGAATCAACGGAACTTTGGTAGGAGGTCTCATTGGACTCGTGATTTATGCCGTCGAGTGGACGTATCATTATTTGGCTTAA
- a CDS encoding TolC family protein: MKPILIAFLFLGCTVFGQQPFSKELTYNEFLGYVKKYHPLVKNANLEVSKAQANLMMARGGFDPKIEVDFSQKKFKDKEYYSILNSSFKIPTWYGIELKAGFDNNEGVYLNPENTTPNQGLTSFGISVPIGQGLFINQRMADVRKAKIQMKLSQAERKLQAVGILYDASLAYFNWKKNFEEMKLYEMYNNNAEIRLKGIKSLIEQGDKPAIDSIEAGIIVRNRALSLEDSKLKLTKAKLELSNYMWLENNIPLEISDELVPETALESTLQETLKTNDLLQGDTNLETHPKLNALQNKIDILKVEKDLKQNMLLPKINVGYSYLSDPRYIDNYKFDDYKIGLEFYFPLFLRKERGSLKLAKYKLQENEFALALERTQLTNKISAQKVEINSLIRQKKLAKNLVENNAAMLTSEERLFSFGESSLFLINTRENNLVSAKLASIALDNRFYISNSELFKIMANPD, from the coding sequence ATGAAACCAATACTTATCGCTTTTCTTTTTCTGGGCTGTACCGTTTTTGGCCAGCAGCCCTTCTCAAAAGAACTCACCTACAATGAGTTTTTGGGGTATGTAAAAAAATACCATCCATTGGTTAAAAATGCCAATTTGGAAGTCAGCAAAGCACAAGCCAATCTGATGATGGCACGTGGTGGTTTTGACCCAAAAATTGAAGTTGATTTCAGCCAGAAAAAATTTAAAGACAAAGAATATTATTCGATTCTAAACAGCAGTTTTAAGATCCCGACCTGGTACGGAATTGAACTGAAAGCCGGATTCGACAATAATGAAGGAGTTTACCTTAATCCGGAAAACACTACTCCCAATCAGGGATTAACTTCTTTTGGTATCAGTGTTCCAATTGGGCAGGGATTGTTCATCAACCAGAGAATGGCAGATGTACGAAAAGCTAAAATTCAGATGAAACTAAGTCAGGCTGAAAGAAAACTTCAGGCGGTTGGCATTTTGTATGATGCCTCACTGGCTTATTTCAACTGGAAGAAAAACTTCGAGGAAATGAAGCTTTATGAAATGTACAACAACAATGCTGAAATTCGTCTGAAAGGAATCAAATCGCTCATCGAACAGGGCGACAAACCGGCAATAGACAGTATTGAAGCCGGAATTATTGTAAGAAACAGAGCCTTAAGCCTGGAAGATTCTAAATTAAAATTAACCAAAGCCAAACTCGAATTATCGAATTATATGTGGCTGGAGAATAACATTCCGTTGGAAATTTCGGATGAGCTAGTGCCGGAAACAGCGCTTGAATCGACTTTACAAGAAACGCTGAAAACAAACGATCTACTGCAAGGCGATACCAACTTAGAAACACATCCGAAATTGAATGCTCTGCAAAATAAAATAGACATACTCAAGGTTGAAAAAGACCTGAAGCAAAACATGCTGCTGCCTAAAATAAACGTTGGGTATTCTTATTTATCTGATCCGAGATATATTGACAATTATAAATTTGACGATTACAAAATTGGTTTAGAATTTTACTTCCCTTTGTTTCTTCGAAAAGAACGTGGAAGTCTGAAACTGGCCAAATACAAACTTCAGGAAAATGAATTTGCTCTTGCTCTGGAACGAACACAGCTGACCAACAAAATAAGTGCACAGAAAGTAGAAATCAATTCGCTGATTAGACAAAAGAAACTGGCAAAAAATTTAGTAGAAAATAATGCCGCGATGTTAACCTCAGAAGAACGATTGTTCTCTTTCGGAGAAAGCTCATTATTTCTGATCAATACACGCGAAAACAATCTGGTTAGCGCAAAACTAGCCTCAATTGCTCTGGACAACCGATTTTACATCTCAAATTCAGAGTTGTTCAAAATCATGGCCAATCCGGATTAA
- a CDS encoding HlyD family secretion protein, giving the protein MLNISDNKTKLQPLDRYETVRNLSNRPHYKILNRIIIASSILGIIALLLPWTQNISGSGAVTTLKPNQRPQSIQSVISGRIEKWYVQEGDFVKKGDTILFISEIKEDYMDPNLVENTKNQVDAKKNSLESYGEKVTTLSGQIQAIENERKLKLEQARNKVKQSLLKIKSDSIDLVAVKTQLRIANTQYNRSVQLNKEGLKPLTDVEEKRLKLQDVDAKIITQENKYLTSKNEYINARVEINRITAEYGEKVAKARSDQFTTLSNKFDTEAQVSKLENQYANYSLRNGMYYIRAVQDGYINRALQAGLGETIKEGTPIVTIMPSHYDIAVETYISPIDLPLIRKGEKVRVWFDGWPTIVFSGWPDMSYGTFGGTVVAIENFISDNGKYRILIAPDPDETKWPKQLSIGSGAQTIALLDTVPIWFEIWRTLNGFPPNYYKSTQKVTKEKK; this is encoded by the coding sequence ATGTTAAATATCTCTGACAATAAAACAAAATTACAGCCGCTTGATCGCTATGAGACTGTAAGAAACCTAAGCAACAGGCCACATTATAAAATTTTAAACCGAATTATAATCGCATCTTCCATTCTGGGAATTATTGCACTTTTATTGCCTTGGACTCAGAATATTTCGGGTTCGGGAGCGGTAACCACTTTAAAACCCAACCAAAGGCCACAATCGATTCAGAGTGTGATTTCAGGACGTATTGAAAAATGGTACGTGCAGGAAGGTGACTTTGTTAAAAAAGGAGACACGATTCTGTTTATTTCTGAGATCAAGGAAGATTATATGGATCCTAATTTAGTTGAAAACACCAAAAATCAGGTCGATGCGAAGAAAAATTCCTTAGAATCTTATGGCGAAAAAGTAACCACACTTTCCGGTCAGATTCAGGCCATCGAAAACGAGCGAAAACTAAAACTGGAACAAGCCAGAAATAAAGTCAAACAATCGCTTTTAAAAATAAAAAGTGACAGTATCGATCTTGTAGCCGTAAAAACACAGTTGCGAATTGCCAATACACAGTACAATCGTTCGGTGCAATTAAACAAAGAAGGTTTGAAACCACTTACCGATGTCGAAGAAAAACGTCTGAAACTGCAAGATGTAGATGCTAAAATCATCACGCAGGAAAACAAATACCTCACCAGTAAAAATGAATACATCAATGCCAGAGTAGAGATTAACAGAATTACGGCGGAGTACGGTGAAAAAGTAGCCAAAGCAAGAAGTGATCAGTTTACCACCCTGAGCAATAAATTTGATACGGAAGCACAAGTGAGCAAATTGGAGAATCAATATGCCAATTACAGCTTACGTAATGGCATGTACTACATCAGAGCAGTACAGGACGGTTACATCAACCGCGCTTTGCAGGCAGGTTTAGGTGAAACAATTAAAGAAGGTACACCAATTGTAACGATAATGCCTTCTCATTATGATATCGCAGTAGAAACTTATATCAGTCCAATTGACCTCCCTTTGATCAGAAAAGGAGAAAAAGTACGCGTTTGGTTTGACGGATGGCCTACCATTGTGTTTTCAGGATGGCCGGATATGTCTTACGGAACTTTTGGAGGAACGGTGGTAGCGATAGAAAACTTTATCAGTGATAATGGTAAATACAGAATCTTAATTGCTCCGGACCCGGATGAGACGAAATGGCCAAAACAATTAAGCATTGGATCGGGCGCTCAAACTATTGCCCTATTAGACACGGTGCCAATTTGGTTTGAAATCTGGAGAACCCTAAACGGATTCCCTCCTAATTATTATAAAAGTACCCAAAAAGTAACTAAAGAAAAAAAATAA
- a CDS encoding peptidase domain-containing ABC transporter: MTPLKRFYHLLELDKKDIYQIFFYAIFAGLVSLSLPLGIQAIITFIQSGRVSVSWIVLIILVVGGVALVGVLSFMQLRITENLQQKIFVRASFEFAARLPKIKSEELYGTYPPELTNRFFDTLTIQKGTSKLLTDFSAALLQITFGIILLSLYHPYFIVFGLLLFLLLYFIFKFSYKSGLETSLKESKFKYKVAGWLQEMARNNFSFRNELNYDFALQKNNSIVAGYLNYREKHFSVIKKQFTQLIIFKVIITASLLSIGGYLVLSQEMNIGQFVAAEIIILLVITSVEKIILGLESFYDVLTSVEKIGQVTDLALEENSESDSLNDHCYNSISLETENLKFKFPDSPTNALDSITLKIDQGEKIVIEGENGSGKTTLIRLLSGLLRQSSGAFYINDDTFRKINLKQYRSQIGSIIHNETPFEGTILENITFNDPMISTEDLKWALDGVQLSPLIKLLPKGLNTHIHPEGKQLSSSNAQKILLARSIIHKPKVLFYEDPTDTMDEKVANEIIDFITSDKNKWTIIVSSKNPYWKTKSTRKITMQNGQIILDQKKQ; this comes from the coding sequence ATGACTCCTTTAAAAAGATTTTACCATTTACTTGAACTGGACAAAAAAGACATTTACCAGATTTTTTTCTATGCCATTTTTGCCGGATTAGTCAGTTTATCGCTTCCACTGGGAATTCAGGCCATCATTACTTTTATACAATCCGGAAGAGTTAGTGTTTCCTGGATTGTACTTATTATACTTGTAGTGGGTGGTGTGGCTCTTGTTGGAGTGCTTTCGTTTATGCAGCTGCGCATCACAGAGAACTTACAGCAAAAAATATTTGTTCGTGCTTCTTTTGAATTTGCAGCCCGTCTGCCTAAAATAAAATCAGAAGAATTGTATGGCACTTACCCACCGGAACTAACGAACCGATTTTTTGATACCCTAACCATTCAAAAAGGAACTTCAAAATTATTAACCGATTTTTCTGCTGCATTATTGCAGATTACTTTCGGAATTATTCTGTTGTCTTTATATCATCCCTATTTTATTGTGTTCGGACTCTTACTGTTCCTTCTTTTGTACTTTATTTTTAAATTTTCGTATAAATCAGGTTTAGAAACAAGTTTAAAAGAATCCAAATTCAAATACAAAGTGGCGGGATGGTTACAGGAAATGGCCCGTAATAATTTTAGTTTCCGTAATGAACTGAATTATGATTTTGCGCTTCAAAAAAACAATTCGATCGTAGCGGGTTATCTGAACTACAGAGAGAAACACTTTAGCGTAATCAAAAAACAGTTTACACAATTGATTATTTTCAAAGTCATTATTACCGCCAGTTTATTGTCTATCGGAGGGTATCTGGTACTAAGCCAGGAAATGAACATCGGGCAGTTTGTTGCTGCAGAGATCATCATTTTACTTGTGATTACATCGGTAGAAAAAATCATTCTGGGACTTGAAAGCTTCTATGATGTTTTAACTTCTGTTGAAAAAATCGGACAGGTAACGGACTTAGCTTTAGAGGAAAACTCCGAGTCTGATTCCCTAAACGATCACTGCTACAACAGCATCTCTTTAGAAACAGAGAATTTAAAATTCAAATTCCCGGATTCTCCAACCAACGCCTTAGATTCCATTACGTTAAAAATCGATCAGGGTGAAAAAATTGTTATTGAAGGTGAAAACGGATCAGGAAAAACAACGCTTATTCGATTGTTATCAGGCTTATTAAGACAAAGTTCGGGAGCTTTTTACATCAACGATGATACTTTCAGAAAAATAAATCTAAAACAATACCGCTCACAAATTGGCAGCATCATTCACAACGAAACACCATTTGAGGGCACTATTTTAGAGAACATCACTTTTAATGATCCAATGATCAGTACCGAAGATTTGAAATGGGCACTGGACGGAGTTCAGCTTAGTCCGCTGATTAAATTATTGCCTAAAGGCCTGAATACTCATATTCACCCGGAAGGAAAACAGTTATCGTCTTCTAATGCTCAAAAAATCCTGTTGGCCAGAAGTATTATCCACAAGCCAAAAGTGCTCTTTTACGAAGATCCAACAGACACTATGGACGAAAAAGTGGCGAATGAAATTATAGATTTTATTACTTCGGATAAGAACAAATGGACGATTATCGTTTCTTCCAAAAATCCATATTGGAAAACCAAATCGACGCGAAAAATTACAATGCAAAACGGTCAAATTATACTGGATCAAAAAAAACAATAA
- a CDS encoding TetR/AcrR family transcriptional regulator yields the protein MQIILSNIKMQINEKIYVKDPETSALGKKIIEQSILLIDDIGFDNFTFKKLGEKIGSNESSVYRYFENKHKLLVYLSSWYWSWIEYKLVFNTTNITDKKEKLKKAITIVTEKISDDIYTDHINESILNKIIIAEFTKTLHTKEVDQENKEGFFLIYKRMINRIVEIVKEVNPDYPYAKSLVSTIVEGSLHQHFLTDHLKTITDCNETVTTTQFYLNLAENVLR from the coding sequence ATGCAAATTATACTATCAAATATAAAAATGCAGATCAACGAAAAGATCTATGTAAAAGATCCGGAAACATCTGCGTTGGGAAAAAAAATAATTGAGCAGAGTATTCTTCTAATTGACGATATTGGTTTTGATAATTTTACCTTTAAAAAGTTAGGTGAAAAAATAGGCTCAAACGAAAGTTCCGTTTACCGTTATTTCGAAAACAAGCACAAGCTTTTGGTTTATTTATCTTCCTGGTACTGGAGCTGGATCGAGTATAAATTAGTTTTTAATACCACTAACATCACCGATAAAAAAGAAAAGCTTAAAAAAGCCATTACGATTGTAACCGAAAAAATATCTGACGATATTTATACAGATCATATTAATGAGTCTATTTTAAATAAGATTATAATTGCCGAGTTCACCAAAACACTTCATACCAAAGAAGTGGATCAGGAAAACAAAGAGGGCTTTTTCTTAATTTACAAAAGAATGATTAATCGAATTGTTGAGATTGTAAAAGAAGTAAATCCCGATTATCCTTACGCCAAATCACTGGTTTCAACCATTGTTGAAGGAAGTTTACATCAGCATTTTCTAACGGATCATTTAAAAACAATTACAGATTGTAATGAGACGGTTACGACAACTCAATTTTACCTAAACCTTGCAGAAAACGTTTTGCGCTAA
- the gpmI gene encoding 2,3-bisphosphoglycerate-independent phosphoglycerate mutase, which yields MNKKVILMILDGWGKSPDPKVSAIDNANVPFIDSLYKNYPSAQLRTDGLNVGLPEGQMGNSEVGHMNLGAGRIVYQDLAKINLAVAHQTLAKEQVLIDAFTYAKENNKKVHFLGLVSDGGVHSHTSHLRGLIDASQEYGLENVFVHAFTDGRDVDPKSGAKYIQDLEEHIKNTPVKIASIVGRYYAMDRDKRWERVKLAYDLVVNGIGTPSKNAVSSILDSYAHDVTDEFIAPIVMVDEQEKPLATITEDDVVIFFNFRTDRGRELTEALSQQDFHEQNMHKLNLYYVTLTNYDETYQNVKVVYNKDNITETLGEVLEKAGKKQIRIAETEKYPHVTFFFSGGRETPFEGESRILRNSPKVATYDLQPEMSAYELKDALVPELNKGEVDFVCLNFANGDMVGHTGIMSAAIKACEAVDTCVKEVIEAALANDYTTIVIADHGNCETMINPDGSPNTAHTTNPVPIILVDKELKNIQDGVLGDIAPTILELMGVPQPNAMTCHSLL from the coding sequence ATGAACAAGAAAGTAATCCTTATGATTTTAGACGGTTGGGGAAAATCTCCTGACCCTAAAGTATCTGCAATAGACAATGCAAATGTTCCTTTTATAGACAGCCTTTACAAAAATTACCCAAGCGCTCAGCTTCGTACTGACGGATTAAACGTTGGTTTGCCTGAAGGTCAGATGGGAAACAGTGAAGTGGGTCACATGAATCTTGGTGCCGGAAGAATTGTATATCAGGATTTAGCCAAAATAAACTTAGCCGTAGCACATCAAACACTTGCCAAAGAACAAGTCCTTATTGATGCTTTTACTTATGCTAAAGAAAACAATAAAAAAGTTCACTTTTTAGGGTTAGTTTCCGATGGAGGTGTTCACTCTCATACTTCGCACTTACGCGGATTAATTGATGCTTCTCAGGAATACGGACTTGAAAATGTTTTTGTTCATGCGTTTACAGACGGTCGTGATGTTGATCCTAAATCGGGAGCAAAATACATTCAGGATTTAGAAGAGCACATCAAAAATACTCCTGTAAAAATTGCTTCAATCGTTGGGCGCTATTATGCAATGGATCGTGACAAACGATGGGAGCGTGTAAAACTTGCTTATGATTTAGTAGTAAACGGTATCGGAACTCCGTCTAAAAATGCGGTTTCAAGCATTCTTGACAGTTATGCACACGATGTAACCGATGAGTTTATCGCTCCAATCGTAATGGTTGACGAGCAGGAAAAACCATTGGCAACCATCACTGAGGATGATGTAGTTATCTTTTTCAACTTCAGAACCGACAGAGGCCGTGAACTTACAGAAGCACTTTCGCAGCAAGACTTCCACGAGCAGAACATGCACAAATTAAACTTGTATTATGTAACGCTTACCAACTACGACGAAACGTACCAAAATGTAAAAGTCGTTTACAACAAAGATAATATTACTGAAACTCTAGGTGAGGTTTTAGAAAAAGCAGGTAAAAAACAAATTCGTATTGCCGAAACAGAGAAATATCCACACGTGACCTTTTTCTTTTCCGGAGGAAGAGAAACTCCATTTGAAGGAGAATCACGTATTTTAAGAAACTCCCCAAAAGTTGCTACTTACGATTTACAGCCGGAAATGAGTGCCTATGAATTAAAAGACGCTTTGGTTCCTGAATTAAACAAAGGCGAAGTAGATTTTGTCTGTCTTAATTTTGCCAATGGTGACATGGTGGGTCATACCGGAATCATGAGTGCTGCAATTAAAGCCTGTGAAGCAGTAGATACCTGCGTAAAAGAAGTAATCGAAGCGGCTCTTGCCAACGACTACACCACGATTGTTATTGCAGATCACGGAAATTGCGAAACGATGATTAACCCTGACGGAAGCCCAAATACAGCACACACAACCAATCCGGTGCCAATTATTTTAGTAGATAAAGAGTTGAAAAATATTCAGGATGGTGTTCTGGGTGACATTGCTCCTACTATTCTGGAATTAATGGGTGTGCCTCAGCCAAATGCGATGACTTGCCATTCGTTGTTGTAG